A region from the Beduinella massiliensis genome encodes:
- a CDS encoding response regulator, whose protein sequence is MQAGFKILIVEDDRYISGFTAVSLRKEGYEVFVAESASEGLFLFASHHPHIVLLDLGLPDRDGLEVLSEIRRGGGTPVLVVSARGQEREKVAALDAGADDYITKPFFMGELMARIRVVERKMDKGQPQEGEVRFQCDALTVDYERRLVLVDGCEVHLTPIEYKLLLLLIANRGKVLTHGYIVRQIWGYEESGDTKSVRVFMASLRRKIENDTANPRFILTEVGVGYRFAAE, encoded by the coding sequence ATGCAGGCGGGCTTTAAAATTCTCATCGTCGAGGACGACCGGTACATCTCCGGCTTTACCGCCGTCTCCCTGCGCAAGGAGGGCTATGAGGTATTCGTGGCGGAATCCGCGAGCGAGGGCCTCTTCCTGTTCGCGTCCCATCATCCGCACATCGTGCTGCTGGATTTGGGGCTGCCTGACAGGGATGGTCTGGAGGTTCTGAGCGAGATACGCCGGGGCGGCGGCACCCCGGTGCTGGTGGTTTCGGCCCGGGGACAGGAGCGCGAAAAAGTCGCCGCGCTCGACGCGGGCGCGGACGATTACATCACCAAGCCCTTTTTCATGGGCGAGCTCATGGCGCGCATTCGCGTCGTGGAGCGGAAGATGGACAAGGGGCAGCCTCAGGAGGGGGAAGTCCGCTTTCAGTGCGATGCGCTGACGGTCGATTACGAGCGCCGTCTCGTGTTGGTGGACGGCTGCGAAGTGCACCTGACCCCGATCGAATATAAGCTGCTGTTGCTGCTCATCGCCAATCGGGGCAAGGTGCTTACCCACGGCTACATCGTCCGCCAGATCTGGGGCTATGAAGAGAGCGGAGATACGAAGAGCGTGCGCGTCTTCATGGCGAGCCTGCGGCGAAAGATTGAAAACGACACGGCGAACCCACGCTTTATCCTGACGGAGGTGGGCGTCGGATATCGCTTCGCGGCTGAATAA